One window of Stenotrophomonas indicatrix genomic DNA carries:
- the kdpA gene encoding potassium-transporting ATPase subunit KdpA, with product MTEILAILAASLLLAWPLGLYLARVMRGTPMKVDVLFHWIEKPLYKVLGVDPSRSMSWRGYVLAFVLSNVVIAVLTQTVFMTQAWLPLNPDQIPNMRWDTALHTMISFLTNTNQQHYSGQAQLSYFSQMTGITGLQVVTPMMGLALAVATLRALFSRAPKTATAPAAGDDRQVAVGNYYADVVRLCVRFMLPLCLLWALLLTSQGVPSTLAGGPQATPIDASAGMAQQKLPLGPVAAMVAAKQLGANGGGWYGPNSSFPLENPTPISNMLEVIGILMVPMAVIFMIGAFTGRRRFGALVFSCMLGMSLLSTGAMVWSEGHSASAATPLLMEGKEVRFGADGTALWAAVTTQVSNGSVNGMHDSLSPLSGGLAMVNMLVSAIWGGIGCGLQQFIVYLLLGVFLAGLMTGRTPELFGRKLETPQVRLLALLVLLQPITLLLFTAITLAVPGLAGTSNPGFHGISQVFYEYVSAYANNGSGFEGLGDATPWWNLSCSLVLLLGRFPLLIIPLVVAAQLGAKRQAPESAGSLQIETPTFALTLVSVIVILTVLQFMPALVLGPIADHLSLGLH from the coding sequence ATGACTGAAATTCTTGCCATTCTTGCCGCCAGCCTGCTGCTGGCATGGCCCTTGGGCCTGTACCTCGCCCGGGTGATGCGCGGCACGCCGATGAAGGTCGACGTGCTGTTCCACTGGATCGAAAAGCCGTTGTACAAGGTGCTCGGCGTCGATCCCTCACGTTCGATGTCCTGGCGGGGCTACGTGCTGGCGTTCGTGCTCAGCAACGTGGTGATCGCGGTGCTGACCCAGACCGTGTTCATGACCCAGGCGTGGTTGCCGTTGAACCCGGACCAGATCCCGAACATGCGCTGGGACACGGCGCTGCACACGATGATCTCGTTCCTGACCAACACCAACCAGCAGCACTATTCAGGCCAGGCACAGCTGTCCTACTTCTCGCAGATGACCGGCATCACCGGCCTGCAGGTGGTGACGCCGATGATGGGATTGGCGCTGGCCGTGGCTACATTGCGTGCGTTGTTCTCGCGTGCGCCGAAGACCGCCACTGCACCGGCCGCGGGCGATGACCGGCAGGTGGCGGTGGGTAACTACTACGCCGACGTTGTGCGCCTGTGCGTGCGCTTCATGTTGCCGCTGTGCCTGCTGTGGGCGCTGCTGCTGACCAGCCAGGGCGTGCCCTCCACGCTGGCCGGGGGCCCGCAGGCCACGCCGATCGATGCCAGCGCCGGCATGGCGCAGCAGAAGCTGCCGCTGGGCCCGGTTGCGGCGATGGTCGCGGCCAAACAGCTGGGCGCCAATGGTGGCGGCTGGTATGGCCCCAACAGCAGCTTCCCGCTGGAGAACCCGACCCCGATATCGAACATGCTGGAGGTGATCGGCATCCTGATGGTGCCGATGGCGGTGATCTTCATGATCGGTGCGTTCACCGGGCGCCGTCGTTTCGGCGCGCTGGTGTTCAGCTGCATGCTCGGCATGTCGCTGCTGTCCACCGGTGCGATGGTGTGGAGCGAGGGCCATAGCGCCAGCGCGGCTACGCCGCTGTTGATGGAAGGCAAGGAAGTACGCTTCGGCGCCGATGGCACCGCGCTGTGGGCGGCGGTGACCACCCAGGTCTCCAACGGTTCGGTCAACGGCATGCACGATTCGCTGAGCCCGCTGTCTGGCGGCCTGGCGATGGTCAACATGCTGGTCAGCGCGATCTGGGGCGGCATCGGCTGCGGTCTGCAGCAGTTCATCGTGTACCTGCTGCTGGGTGTGTTCCTGGCCGGGCTGATGACCGGCCGTACGCCGGAACTGTTCGGCCGCAAGCTGGAAACGCCACAGGTGCGCCTGCTGGCCCTGCTGGTGCTGCTGCAGCCGATCACGCTGCTGCTGTTCACCGCGATCACGCTGGCCGTACCGGGTCTGGCGGGTACCTCCAATCCAGGCTTCCACGGCATCAGCCAGGTGTTCTACGAGTACGTCTCGGCCTACGCCAACAACGGCTCGGGCTTCGAGGGCCTGGGTGACGCCACGCCCTGGTGGAACCTGAGCTGCTCGCTGGTGCTGCTGCTGGGACGCTTCCCGCTGCTGATCATCCCGCTGGTGGTGGCCGCGCAGCTGGGCGCCAAGCGGCAGGCCCCTGAATCGGCTGGCAGCCTGCAGATCGAAACGCCGACGTTCGCCCTGACCCTGGTCTCGGTGATAGTCATCCTGACCGTGCTGCAGTTCATGCCGGCGCTGGTACTCGGCCCGATCGCCGACCACCTGAGCCTGGGACTGCACTGA
- a CDS encoding potassium-transporting ATPase subunit F: MSPWLSLLCGVLVLVAAAYLLYVVLRPESF; encoded by the coding sequence ATGTCCCCCTGGTTGTCGTTGCTGTGTGGCGTGCTGGTGCTGGTTGCCGCCGCCTATCTACTTTATGTCGTGCTGCGGCCCGAGTCGTTCTGA
- the kdpB gene encoding potassium-transporting ATPase subunit KdpB, whose product MSSHATANRSSSVASRPALLDAAGLRRALIEAVRKLSPMHLVRSPVMAVVMAGTIVAAIITLTGNAPLGFGLAVTAILLVTVLFGNFAEAVAEARGRGQAASLRRARQDLVARRLASAQAGASETQVPAAELRPGDHVIVSAGELVPADGEIVQGLATINEAAVTGESAPVLREAGTDRSGVIGGTKVLSDQIVVRITAEPGHSFLDRMIALVEGANRQKTPNEIALTLLLAAMTLTFLVVVATLPAIGASVGVKVDPLLLIALLVCLIPTTIGGLLPAIGIAGMNRALAANVLAKSGKAVEVAGDVDVLLLDKTGTITYGDRQASHFHALAGIDADQLREAALLSSLADPTPEGKSIVRLAREQGCTTAEPDQADYLAFSAQTRMSGVDLLHGRQIRKGAADAIRAHVLALGGTVPAELAGRVDQVARNGATPLVVAEGRHVLGVIELSDVVKHGMREKFAQLRAMGIRTVMITGDNPLTAAAIAAEAGVDDYIAEARPEDKLARIRAEQAGGRLVAMVGDGTNDAPALAQADIGLAMNSGTQAAKEAGNMVDLDSDPAKLLAVVEVGKQQLITRGALTTFSLANDVSKYFAILPALFAATVPAMAALNVMQLSSPRNAVLAALIFNALVIPALIPLALRGVRFRPATATALLRRNMLVYGLGGVLLPFAAIKLIDLLLVLVFGA is encoded by the coding sequence ATGAGTAGTCACGCAACCGCAAACCGTTCCTCCTCCGTGGCGTCCCGCCCGGCCCTGCTTGATGCCGCCGGCCTGCGCCGCGCGCTCATCGAGGCCGTACGCAAGCTGTCGCCGATGCATCTGGTGCGCAGCCCGGTGATGGCCGTGGTGATGGCCGGCACGATCGTCGCCGCAATCATCACCCTGACCGGCAATGCGCCACTGGGCTTCGGCCTGGCGGTGACGGCGATCCTGCTGGTCACTGTGCTGTTCGGCAATTTCGCCGAAGCCGTGGCCGAAGCACGTGGCCGTGGCCAGGCCGCCTCGCTGCGCCGCGCCCGCCAGGACCTGGTGGCGCGTCGTCTGGCGTCGGCGCAGGCCGGTGCCAGCGAAACCCAGGTGCCCGCTGCCGAACTGCGCCCCGGTGACCACGTGATCGTCAGTGCTGGCGAGCTGGTGCCGGCCGACGGCGAGATCGTGCAGGGCCTGGCCACCATCAACGAAGCGGCGGTGACCGGCGAGTCGGCACCGGTGCTGCGCGAGGCGGGTACTGATCGCTCCGGCGTGATCGGCGGCACCAAGGTGCTGTCCGACCAGATCGTCGTACGCATCACAGCCGAGCCGGGGCACAGCTTCCTGGACCGGATGATCGCGCTGGTGGAAGGCGCCAACCGGCAGAAGACGCCGAATGAGATCGCGCTGACCCTGCTGCTGGCGGCGATGACGCTGACCTTCCTGGTGGTGGTGGCGACACTGCCGGCGATCGGTGCCTCGGTGGGCGTCAAGGTGGATCCGCTGCTGCTGATCGCGCTGCTGGTGTGCCTGATCCCGACCACCATCGGTGGCCTGCTGCCGGCCATCGGCATCGCCGGCATGAACCGTGCGCTGGCGGCCAACGTGCTGGCCAAGTCGGGCAAGGCGGTGGAAGTGGCTGGTGACGTCGACGTGCTGCTGCTCGACAAGACCGGCACCATCACCTACGGCGACCGCCAGGCCAGCCACTTCCATGCACTGGCCGGGATAGACGCCGACCAGCTGCGTGAGGCGGCGCTGCTCTCTTCGCTGGCCGACCCGACGCCGGAAGGCAAGTCGATCGTGCGCCTGGCCCGCGAACAGGGCTGCACCACCGCCGAGCCGGACCAGGCCGACTACCTGGCCTTCAGCGCGCAGACCCGCATGTCCGGTGTCGACCTGCTGCACGGCCGGCAGATCCGCAAGGGCGCTGCCGACGCGATCCGCGCCCATGTGCTGGCGCTCGGCGGCACCGTACCGGCGGAACTGGCCGGTCGCGTGGATCAGGTCGCACGCAACGGTGCTACGCCGCTGGTGGTGGCCGAGGGTCGCCATGTGCTGGGCGTGATCGAACTGTCCGACGTGGTCAAGCACGGCATGCGCGAGAAGTTCGCACAGCTGCGGGCGATGGGTATCCGCACGGTGATGATCACCGGCGACAACCCGCTGACGGCTGCTGCGATCGCCGCCGAAGCCGGCGTGGATGACTACATCGCCGAAGCGCGGCCGGAGGACAAGCTGGCCCGCATCCGTGCCGAGCAGGCCGGTGGCCGCCTGGTGGCGATGGTCGGCGACGGTACCAACGATGCGCCGGCGCTGGCCCAGGCCGACATCGGCCTGGCGATGAATTCCGGCACGCAGGCGGCCAAGGAAGCCGGCAACATGGTCGATCTGGATTCGGATCCGGCCAAGCTGCTGGCGGTGGTGGAGGTGGGCAAGCAGCAGCTGATCACGCGCGGCGCGCTGACCACGTTCTCGCTGGCCAACGATGTGTCCAAGTACTTCGCGATCCTGCCGGCGCTGTTTGCCGCCACCGTGCCTGCGATGGCCGCGTTGAATGTGATGCAGCTGTCGAGCCCGCGCAATGCGGTGCTGGCGGCGCTGATCTTCAATGCCCTGGTGATTCCGGCCCTGATCCCGCTGGCGTTGCGCGGCGTGCGCTTCCGCCCGGCCACCGCAACGGCGCTGCTGCGCCGGAACATGCTGGTGTACGGCCTGGGTGGCGTGCTGCTGCCGTTCGCGGCGATCAAGTTGATCGACCTTCTTCTTGTCCTGGTATTCGGCGCATGA